Proteins from a single region of Thermogemmata fonticola:
- a CDS encoding RNA recognition motif domain-containing protein — protein MATNIYVGNLPWSTTTEDLYALFQQYGVVSRAQVIIDRETGRSRGFGFVEMPNEEEAQAAIAALNEAQYQGRPLTVNVARPREAGGGRGGPRRGGGYGERHGGGGGGYGYGRERY, from the coding sequence ATGGCTACGAACATCTATGTGGGCAACCTGCCCTGGAGCACGACGACGGAGGACCTCTACGCCCTGTTCCAGCAGTACGGGGTGGTGAGCCGGGCCCAAGTGATCATCGACCGGGAGACGGGGCGATCGCGGGGCTTCGGGTTCGTGGAGATGCCGAACGAGGAGGAAGCCCAGGCGGCGATCGCCGCGCTCAATGAGGCCCAGTACCAGGGTCGGCCGCTGACGGTGAATGTGGCTCGGCCACGGGAAGCGGGCGGCGGACGGGGAGGACCCCGGCGGGGCGGCGGCTACGGCGAACGCCACGGCGGCGGGGGCGGCGGCTACGGCTACGGTCGGGAGCGCTATTGA
- the infA gene encoding translation initiation factor IF-1: MAKEEGIEVEGRVKEALANTQFRVELDIGGEVIAHVSGKMRKNFIRIIPGDRVKVELSPYDLKRGRITYRAKQ, encoded by the coding sequence ATGGCGAAAGAAGAGGGGATCGAAGTCGAAGGCCGGGTCAAAGAGGCCCTGGCGAACACCCAGTTCCGCGTCGAACTGGACATCGGCGGTGAAGTCATTGCCCACGTCTCCGGCAAGATGCGCAAAAACTTCATCCGCATCATTCCGGGAGACCGGGTCAAGGTGGAACTTTCCCCCTACGATCTCAAGCGCGGGCGCATCACCTACCGGGCCAAGCAGTGA
- a CDS encoding NAD(P)/FAD-dependent oxidoreductase, which produces MADRVPLRVSQFQVPVEEPEDGLPEQVAEALGLTPGDLLHWRVVRKALDVRDKQNLRFVYTLEIETTAEAAEHAQQWVELTGSPLVVAVRSEPPFCMPPPGSQPLGSRPVVVGSGPAGLVCAYFLALHGYAPLVLERGAPVQERIRHVRAFDAGGPLHPESNYLFGEGGAGTFSDGKLTCRNFGPDALRVLELLAECKGQQPGKPNILYYHRPHLGSNRLPAVVKALRQRIERLGGEVRFYTRVEDLHFDSGGIRGLSTSSGYLPAQVVVLAIGHSARDTFRMLARRGVPLSPKPFQFGVRVEHPQELVNAVQYGPRQDYYVQKLGNADYSLIVNDSRWPLYSFCMCAGGYIIPSVSAPGYFCTNGMSLSRRDSPYANSGLVTTLPVSAFGGSTALAGVELQERYEARAFELGGGADYRCPAQLARDFLQQRRSARLPSSSYPRGLTSAELREVLPPLVITALEKGLRVMDRYWRGRFLPEALLVGPEARGSSPLRIDRDPQTRQSPGVPGLYPVGEGAGYAGGIVSAAVDGLRTARAIIATYAPLQVPAAVG; this is translated from the coding sequence ATGGCCGATCGGGTGCCGTTACGTGTCAGTCAATTCCAGGTGCCGGTGGAAGAGCCGGAGGATGGACTGCCGGAGCAAGTGGCGGAGGCGCTGGGTCTGACCCCCGGCGACCTGCTGCACTGGCGTGTGGTGCGCAAGGCGCTCGATGTGCGAGACAAGCAGAACCTGCGCTTTGTGTACACGCTGGAGATCGAGACGACGGCGGAGGCGGCAGAGCACGCCCAGCAGTGGGTGGAGCTGACCGGCAGTCCACTGGTGGTGGCGGTGCGATCGGAGCCGCCGTTTTGCATGCCACCGCCGGGTTCGCAACCGTTGGGCAGCCGTCCGGTCGTGGTGGGGTCCGGCCCGGCGGGTCTGGTCTGTGCCTATTTCCTGGCGCTGCACGGCTATGCGCCGCTGGTGCTGGAACGGGGCGCCCCCGTTCAGGAGCGCATCCGCCATGTGCGGGCCTTCGACGCCGGCGGACCGCTGCATCCAGAGAGCAACTACCTCTTCGGCGAAGGCGGGGCGGGGACCTTCTCTGACGGCAAACTCACCTGCCGCAACTTCGGGCCGGATGCCCTGCGCGTCCTGGAACTGCTCGCCGAGTGCAAGGGGCAGCAGCCGGGCAAGCCGAACATCCTCTACTATCATCGCCCCCATCTGGGGAGCAACCGCCTGCCGGCTGTGGTCAAGGCCCTGCGACAGCGGATCGAGCGGCTCGGCGGCGAGGTGCGCTTCTACACCCGTGTCGAAGACCTGCATTTCGACAGCGGCGGCATCCGGGGGCTGAGCACCTCCAGCGGCTACCTGCCCGCCCAGGTCGTGGTGCTGGCCATCGGCCACAGTGCCCGCGATACCTTCCGCATGCTGGCCCGCCGCGGCGTACCCCTCTCCCCCAAGCCGTTCCAGTTTGGCGTACGTGTCGAACATCCCCAGGAACTGGTCAATGCCGTGCAGTATGGCCCGCGCCAGGACTATTACGTCCAGAAGCTGGGCAATGCGGACTACTCCCTCATTGTCAACGACAGCCGCTGGCCGCTTTACTCCTTCTGCATGTGTGCCGGAGGGTACATCATTCCCAGCGTGTCCGCGCCGGGGTATTTCTGCACCAACGGGATGAGTTTGAGCCGGCGGGATTCCCCCTACGCCAACAGCGGGCTAGTCACCACGTTGCCGGTGTCGGCCTTTGGCGGCAGCACCGCTTTGGCGGGAGTGGAATTGCAGGAGCGGTACGAAGCCCGCGCCTTTGAGCTAGGCGGCGGGGCGGACTATCGCTGCCCGGCCCAACTCGCCCGCGACTTCCTCCAGCAGCGCCGCTCGGCCCGCTTGCCGTCGAGCAGCTATCCGCGGGGCTTGACCAGTGCGGAATTGCGCGAGGTTTTGCCGCCTTTGGTCATCACTGCCTTGGAAAAAGGCCTGCGTGTGATGGATCGCTACTGGCGAGGGCGGTTCCTGCCGGAAGCGCTGCTGGTCGGTCCGGAAGCCCGCGGCAGCTCCCCGCTGCGCATCGACCGTGATCCGCAGACGCGGCAGTCCCCCGGCGTTCCCGGCCTCTATCCCGTGGGGGAAGGGGCAGGCTATGCCGGCGGCATCGTCTCCGCCGCCGTCGATGGCTTGCGCACCGCACGGGCCATCATCGCCACCTATGCTCCGTTGCAAGTGCCGGCCGCGGTCGGTTGA
- a CDS encoding metallophosphoesterase, with protein MRSLLLVGMTAALLGGAVWLAQTQSAVGPQAGGPAGSDPNQIQIEKGAKNPWTSLQINADPEQFQFAVVADRTGGHRPKVFSQAVHRINLLQPEFVVSVGDLIEGYTLKEDVVTQEWQEFDGYVRHFAMPFFYVPGNHDLTNPMQVRVWDERYGRRYYSFLYKNVLFLCLSSESPPDGMGTIDPQQQKWVAQVLAAHPNVRWTFVFLHKPLWTDRDLEKNGWAAVEQALAGRNYTVFCGHVHRYQLFRRHGMDYYQLATTGGGSRMRGVDYGEFDHIAWVTMKKDRPVIAQVLLDGILPPDLRVPDSDEKGVPVKKVATYPAGGVVTLNGQPLPRAAVTLHRYIETSKTYRAVSDGWTDETGRFQLSTYTRFDGAPEGEFVVTVRLAPKLLNLGGPAEKSPIPERYSTPARSPLRVKITPAANDLKLELTD; from the coding sequence ATGCGCTCGCTGCTGCTAGTGGGAATGACCGCCGCCTTGTTGGGCGGGGCGGTTTGGCTGGCTCAGACTCAATCCGCCGTGGGTCCTCAAGCGGGTGGACCTGCCGGTTCAGACCCAAACCAGATTCAGATCGAAAAAGGGGCGAAAAATCCCTGGACGAGCTTGCAGATCAACGCCGATCCGGAGCAATTCCAGTTCGCGGTGGTAGCGGACCGCACCGGGGGTCACCGCCCCAAGGTATTCTCCCAGGCGGTGCACCGCATCAACCTGTTGCAGCCGGAGTTCGTCGTCTCCGTCGGAGATTTGATCGAAGGGTACACCCTCAAGGAAGATGTGGTGACGCAGGAATGGCAGGAGTTCGACGGTTATGTCCGCCACTTCGCCATGCCCTTCTTCTATGTACCGGGGAACCACGATCTGACCAACCCGATGCAGGTCCGCGTTTGGGATGAGCGGTACGGCCGGCGGTACTATTCGTTTCTGTACAAAAACGTGCTGTTTCTTTGCCTGAGTTCCGAGTCGCCGCCGGATGGCATGGGCACGATCGATCCCCAGCAGCAGAAGTGGGTGGCGCAGGTGCTGGCGGCCCATCCCAACGTCCGCTGGACGTTCGTCTTTTTGCACAAGCCGCTGTGGACGGACCGCGACTTAGAGAAGAACGGCTGGGCGGCGGTGGAGCAAGCCTTAGCGGGGCGCAACTACACCGTCTTCTGCGGCCACGTCCACCGCTATCAGCTCTTCCGCCGCCACGGCATGGATTACTACCAGCTTGCCACCACGGGGGGCGGCAGCCGCATGCGCGGCGTGGACTACGGCGAATTCGACCACATCGCCTGGGTGACGATGAAAAAAGACCGGCCGGTCATCGCCCAGGTGCTCCTGGATGGCATCTTGCCGCCCGATCTGCGTGTCCCGGATAGCGACGAAAAGGGCGTGCCGGTCAAGAAAGTGGCCACCTATCCCGCGGGCGGTGTGGTGACGCTCAATGGCCAGCCCCTGCCGCGCGCCGCCGTGACCTTGCACCGCTACATCGAAACCAGCAAGACCTACCGTGCCGTCAGCGATGGCTGGACCGATGAGACCGGCCGCTTCCAACTGAGTACCTATACGCGCTTCGATGGCGCCCCGGAAGGAGAGTTCGTCGTCACCGTCCGCCTGGCTCCCAAACTCCTGAACCTGGGCGGACCCGCGGAAAAGTCCCCCATTCCCGAACGCTACAGCACCCCGGCGCGCTCCCCCTTGCGGGTCAAAATCACACCCGCCGCCAACGACTTGAAACTGGAGCTGACCGATTGA
- a CDS encoding ion transporter, with amino-acid sequence MTRWVRLLEGLTLGVILYSVVIFTVELEWSAETEELPPFFAYSELAITAFFTVEYFVRWAASRSWRYPFKPMALVDLLALLPFYLTFLVDLRALRLIRLLRLVRLLKLYRYTTALHSIRNAFHRVRYEFGVIGFALFTLSWICAVILYESEREAQPEAMRHFSDAAWYVIVTLTTVGYGDKVPVTPLGKLTAAALMLGGLGLFGTFVSLIGGAFVEELRLRRLRHHHHHHHPVPLLVLPPTQPGEPPRCFQPHEIIQALEQGQFAAHDPAALAELRQLLLAACQWIVHEQQHVHPSHPPN; translated from the coding sequence ATGACGCGTTGGGTTCGCCTGCTCGAAGGACTCACCCTGGGGGTGATCCTCTACAGCGTTGTTATCTTCACCGTGGAGTTGGAATGGAGCGCCGAAACTGAGGAGCTGCCTCCCTTCTTCGCCTACTCGGAGCTGGCCATCACAGCCTTCTTCACTGTGGAGTATTTTGTCCGCTGGGCGGCTTCCCGCAGTTGGCGCTACCCCTTCAAGCCGATGGCTCTGGTCGACTTGCTCGCCCTGTTGCCGTTTTACCTGACCTTTCTGGTGGACCTGCGGGCCTTGCGCCTCATCCGCCTGCTGCGCCTGGTGCGGCTGCTCAAACTCTACCGTTACACAACGGCTTTGCACAGCATCCGCAACGCTTTCCACCGGGTCCGCTACGAATTCGGAGTCATCGGCTTTGCCCTCTTCACGTTGAGCTGGATCTGTGCCGTCATCCTTTACGAAAGCGAGCGGGAAGCGCAGCCGGAGGCAATGCGACACTTCTCCGATGCCGCCTGGTATGTGATCGTCACCTTGACCACGGTGGGTTACGGCGACAAAGTGCCAGTGACGCCGCTCGGCAAGCTTACCGCCGCCGCCTTGATGCTCGGCGGCCTGGGACTGTTCGGCACCTTCGTCAGCCTCATCGGCGGGGCCTTCGTGGAGGAGCTGCGCTTGCGCCGCCTCCGCCATCACCACCATCACCACCATCCTGTGCCGCTGCTGGTGCTGCCGCCGACCCAGCCGGGTGAGCCGCCCCGCTGCTTCCAGCCTCACGAGATCATCCAGGCCCTTGAACAGGGCCAATTCGCCGCCCACGACCCAGCAGCCCTCGCGGAACTCCGCCAACTCCTCCTCGCCGCCTGCCAGTGGATTGTCCACGAACAGCAGCATGTTCATCCGTCTCACCCGCCGAACTGA